A region from the Hydra vulgaris chromosome 10, alternate assembly HydraT2T_AEP genome encodes:
- the LOC136086149 gene encoding uncharacterized protein LOC136086149 produces the protein MELNSEHFRAMIFYNFRRGLSQQGCVNQLNLTFGDEAPSKITVYRWYSEFSRGCSSLSDEFREGRPKSTVVPENIEAVHEMIKQDRHVTYCVIEASLSISSTSIYAILHEHLAVRKLCSR, from the coding sequence ATGGAACTGAACAGTGAACATTTTCGTGCGatgattttttacaactttcGACGTGGATTATCCCAACAAGGGTGCGTCAATCAACTTAATTTGACTTTTGGCGATGAAGCTCCATCAAAAATCACTGTGTATCGCTGGTATAGTGAATTCAGTCGTGGTTGTAGTTCGCTGTCCGACGAGTTTCGTGAAGGTCGTCCAAAATCGACTGTAGTGCCAGAAAACATCGAAGCTGTGCACGAAATGATTAAGCAAGATCGTCATGTAACCTATTGTGTGATTGAGGCATCCCTAAGCATTAGTTCCACCAGCATATATGCGATTTTACATGAACACTTAGCTGTGCGAAAGTTATGTTCGCGTTAG